The proteins below come from a single Halothiobacillus neapolitanus c2 genomic window:
- a CDS encoding exodeoxyribonuclease VII small subunit — protein sequence MAVRKSSTTAHAIEAGNPDVIAQYERSMSELEQIVARLEQGETTLEQSLADYERGALLARQCEQALKAAEQRIEALMESDEEESPKKNGKKDSPKTQPDLPPADAFFDV from the coding sequence ATGGCCGTCCGCAAATCCTCGACCACTGCGCATGCGATTGAAGCCGGGAATCCGGATGTGATCGCGCAATACGAGCGCAGCATGAGCGAGCTGGAACAGATCGTGGCTCGGCTGGAACAAGGCGAGACCACACTGGAGCAATCCTTGGCCGATTATGAGCGCGGAGCCCTTCTGGCCCGACAGTGCGAACAGGCGCTCAAGGCCGCAGAACAGCGCATTGAAGCACTCATGGAGTCCGACGAGGAAGAATCACCGAAGAAAAACGGCAAAAAAGACAGCCCAAAAACGCAGCCCGACCTGCCGCCAGCCGATGCCTTCTTCGATGTTTGA